One Ammoniphilus sp. CFH 90114 genomic window carries:
- a CDS encoding NAD(+)/NADH kinase, with translation MKTIGLAVNQDKSGALQLVSELIRLLEQRGVQCYVEPFVGEFIGREDLAIPLSEFHSHVDLLFVLGGDGTLLGFARELCMYDIPILGINLGNLGFLSEAEPENLSLAIDKVLTGEYYLEERMMIQTALVRKGKVIEKYQGLNDICIAKGTFSRIIECTVYIGGKYVTTFNGDGIIISTPTGSTAYSLSAGGPIVTPYLNVMLLTPIAPHSLSARPMVLSVDEEIRVVLGSTHEDMGLTIDGQISRKLNIGDEIVLRRSPFVTSLIKWNESNFFEVVRKKLMGDPS, from the coding sequence GTGAAAACCATAGGATTAGCAGTAAACCAGGACAAGAGCGGAGCTCTTCAGCTCGTATCGGAGCTGATTCGATTATTAGAGCAAAGGGGTGTACAATGCTATGTTGAGCCTTTCGTCGGAGAATTCATAGGGCGAGAGGATTTGGCCATCCCATTATCCGAATTCCATAGCCATGTAGATCTTTTATTTGTATTAGGTGGAGACGGTACTTTACTCGGTTTTGCCCGGGAATTATGCATGTATGACATTCCAATTTTAGGGATTAACCTTGGAAACTTAGGTTTTCTTTCCGAAGCGGAGCCTGAGAATCTCTCACTAGCGATAGACAAGGTGTTAACCGGTGAATATTATTTGGAAGAAAGAATGATGATACAAACAGCACTTGTTCGAAAAGGAAAAGTAATTGAGAAGTATCAGGGATTGAACGATATTTGTATTGCCAAGGGAACATTTAGCCGCATCATTGAGTGCACTGTTTATATTGGGGGCAAATATGTTACAACTTTCAATGGGGACGGTATTATTATTTCTACTCCAACAGGGTCCACAGCCTATTCTTTGTCCGCCGGTGGGCCAATTGTAACACCCTATCTTAATGTTATGTTGCTTACTCCCATTGCTCCCCATTCCTTGTCTGCTAGACCCATGGTACTTTCCGTCGATGAGGAAATACGAGTAGTACTTGGTTCGACCCACGAAGATATGGGTTTAACCATTGATGGTCAAATCAGCAGAAAGTTGAATATTGGCGATGAAATTGTTTTAAGAAGATCTCCATTTGTCACGTCCTTAATTAAATGGAATGAGAGTAATTTCTTCGAGGTTGTTAGAAAAAAATTAATGGGGGATCCATCATGA
- a CDS encoding TlyA family RNA methyltransferase, protein MSKKERIDVLLVEKGFFPSREKARSAIMAGLVFVQEERCDKPGTKVDETVHIRVKGELHPYVSRGGLKLEKAIRSFQLSLHDAVVLDIGSSTGGFTDCSLQNGAKQVYAIDVGYGQLDWKLRSDPRVIVMERTNFRHLQPDQLKGDRPNFATIDVSFISLKIILPVLASFLEPGGNVVALVKPQFEAGRELVGKNGIVREPKTHEQVLMTMVEFASQLGYVVKGLDYSPITGGEGNIEFLMHLQWFNKEHQPEQSITEADIRQLVQMAHASL, encoded by the coding sequence ATGAGTAAAAAAGAAAGAATTGACGTTTTGCTTGTTGAGAAAGGTTTTTTCCCTAGTCGAGAAAAAGCCAGGTCTGCGATCATGGCTGGTTTGGTCTTTGTACAAGAAGAACGATGTGATAAACCGGGAACGAAAGTAGACGAAACCGTCCACATTCGTGTAAAAGGGGAGCTTCATCCTTATGTTAGTCGAGGTGGCCTAAAGTTAGAGAAGGCCATCAGGTCTTTTCAACTTTCGCTACATGATGCTGTCGTACTAGACATTGGATCCTCTACCGGTGGATTTACCGATTGCTCTCTTCAGAATGGTGCCAAACAAGTGTATGCCATTGATGTAGGATACGGGCAATTGGATTGGAAACTTAGATCTGATCCTCGCGTAATTGTGATGGAGCGTACGAACTTCAGGCATTTACAGCCTGACCAGCTTAAAGGGGACAGACCTAACTTTGCCACCATTGATGTTTCCTTTATCTCATTAAAGATCATACTCCCTGTTTTGGCTTCGTTTCTTGAGCCAGGCGGAAACGTCGTCGCCTTGGTGAAGCCTCAGTTTGAAGCAGGTAGAGAACTGGTTGGGAAGAACGGTATTGTACGAGAACCGAAGACGCATGAGCAGGTGTTAATGACTATGGTCGAATTTGCTTCTCAGCTTGGGTATGTCGTAAAAGGGCTTGATTACTCTCCAATAACAGGAGGGGAAGGGAATATTGAATTCCTCATGCACTTACAGTGGTTTAATAAAGAGCATCAACCGGAGCAGAGCATTACGGAGGCTGACATTAGGCAATTGGTCCAAATGGCTCACGCTTCCCTTTAG